A genomic window from Elaeis guineensis isolate ETL-2024a chromosome 3, EG11, whole genome shotgun sequence includes:
- the LOC105042164 gene encoding protein WRKY1 → MCCFEMEEVEIANRTAVESCHMVLSLLSQSQDKLRLYRNLVAETEEAVSKFKKVVSKLSNEAGHARVRRLNKTLSPFNHKIFLDSPIVSRPSPSPVPLQLLPREPVELPVRELGSTTKIPQQIPQRMFLENPVLEGDVASRGTLQLGLKAPPTHLHFLQQQQNNQKFQLQQQFKFQSEMYSRSSSGINLKFDNSSCTATGSSSRSFVSSLSVDRSVASLDGRPFHLISGPESSNQINLNQPPRRRCTGRGEDGSGRCATAGRCHCSKKRKLRVRRSIKVPAISNKLSDIPADEFSWRKYGQKPIKGSPHPRGYYKCSSMRGCPARKHVERCVDDPSMLIVTYEGEHNHGRLLSQSAHT, encoded by the exons ATGTGTTGTTTTGAGATGGAGGAGGTGGAAATAGCTAATAGGACGGCTGTGGAAAGCTGCCACATGGTCCTCAGTCTTCTATCTCAGTCCCAAGACAAGCTCCGTTTATATAGAAATCTAGTGGCAGAGACTGAAGAGGCTGTTTCTAAATTTAAGAAAGTAGTTTCCAAGCTTAGCAATGAAGCGGGTCATGCAAGGGTCAGAAGGTTGAACAAAACTCTTTCCCCATTCAATCATAAGATCTTTTTAGATAGCCCAATAGTATCTAGACCAAGCCCTTCTCCAGTGCCTCTCCAGCTCCTCCCAAGAGAACCTGTAGAACTCCCAGTAAGAGAATTAGGTTCTACTACCAAAATCCCTCAACAAATCCCTCAAAGGATGTTTCTTGAGAATCCTGTACTGGAAGGGGATGTTGCTTCTAGAGGCACCCTCCAACTTGGCTTAAAAGCTCCCCCAACCCACCTCCATTTCCTCCAACAGCAGCAGAACAACCAAAAGTTTCAGCTTCAGCAGCAGTTTAAATTCCAGAGTGAGATGTATTCTAGGAGCAGTAGTGGAATAAATCTTAAGTTTGATAACTCTAGTTGCACGGCGACTGGATCATCGTCAAGGTCCTTCGTCTCATCCTTGAGTGTGGATAGAAGCGTGGCGAGCTTGGATGGGAGGCCCTTCCATCTGATCAGTGGGCCAGAATCATCCAATCAGATTAACTTGAACCAGCCTCCAAGGAGGAGGTGCACTGGCAGAGGGGAGGATGGGAGTGGCAGATGTGCCACTGCAGGCAGGTGTCATTGCTCAAAGAAGAG AAAGCTAAGAGTGAGGAGATCCATTAAGGTGCCTGCCATCAGCAACAAGCTTTCTGATATCCctgctgatgaattctcatgGAGGAAGTATGGACAGAAGCCAATCAAGGGTTCTCCTCATCCTAG GGGATATTATAAATGTAGCAGCATGAGAGGCTGCCCTGCAAGAAAACATGTTGAAAGGTGTGTGGATGATCCCTCAATGCTCATTGTTACTTATGAAGGTGAGCACAACCATGGCAGGTTATTGTCCCAATCTGCGCACACATAG